The nucleotide sequence cgacacgtaaagctctgacgaaggccgtgaggccgacacgtaaagctctgacgaaggccgtgaggccgacacgtaaagctctgacgaaggccgtgaggccgacacgtaaagctctgacgaaggccgtgaggccgacacgtaaagctctgacgaaggccgtgaggccgacacgtaaagctctgacgaaggccgtgaggccgacacgtaaagctctgacgaaggccgtgaggccgacacgtaaagctctgacgaaggccgtgaggccgacacgtaaagctctgacgaaggccgtgaggccgacacgtaaagctctgacgaaggccgtgaggccgacacgtaaagctctgacgaaggccgtgaggccgacacgtaaagctctgacgaaggccgtgaggccgatacgtaaagcttattaaagatcagtgatacgATCAAGAACGGTGTGCGGGTTCCTTCTTCTTTTTCCTCATCTTATCCGACTGTTGCCAATTACCTGcaaaaaagatagctcagatgttcGAGTGCCTTTTTAAAAATTTTGAAATAGTGCATATGCCACTGGAACGTTCTCATTGTTTTGGGGCAGAATTGTGTGAGGTGTAATGCGTTGTTGGAGatgcgtcttggtcagtttagctcggAAAATTCCGCCCTAGGTGGCAGCCTTATCCTGCCTACCTTTGGCACTCCAGGAACAAATCAATAATTATTGTTTAAAAAAAGCTATTGTTAAGTTTAAGCTAAGTTATTGTTATGTCACTGTGGGTAACAAGTCAACAAGGCATTCTGGGATATTCATTCCCCTTCTCTTGTGTGATTTTATTTCAGGAGAGCGAGGCCATGTCCTAGATACCTTCAGTCTACCCTGGAGGCAGCACAGCTTTATTTTCATGTGAGCATCAGCACACATCACGCAAGAGAAGTGTGCAACGTGTCCGAGACCTTGGAAGAGCTAGCTGGCTGACCAGACGACTTGAGTAGGACAATATGAGTCGAGAGAGGGAAACGTTGTTGGATGAAATCGAACTAAGTTTATATACTTTAACTGAGGACAATTTACGTTACCTGTGTGAACGTATTGGAATAGGAGGCAAAGATGGGTCAGAAGTCAAAGGAAAGACTCAACGTTCATTGCGTCGAATAGTAGGGGAATATTGTGAAAATGTAAATCAGATGGAATCAGATGAGCAGGGAACGTCTCGGTTACTCCAACTGAAAGAAGACATCAAAGGAATACAGGAAGATGCCAGGGGTGTGCCCACGAGTCCCAGCCAATCAGCGACAGCAGAGGTGGACACCTCACAAGCAAGCTGTGACGGAGAACCGAATGAGGAGGGAGGATCTCGGTTGCCTCATAACAGGAAGTTGGCGGATCCAGCTCCAGAGTGGCTCATTATACCAGAGCAGAGGGAGTCACTAgatcctgattgtgacagtggcaCACGGTCTGTACAGCAGGAGGCAACAGTTCTGCTGGAGGACTGTAGGTTTATGCTGGGGCGGAGATTCAACATCAAAGCGGAAGAGCAGGAGCAGATGATTTCGGTCTTTGCTAATGAAGGTATGAATAGAACAGATTGCATTTTAAGACGCCACATTGCAGGGCGATGATGTCGCATTGCATGATAATGCCGATTTGTGCTCATGTTCAAAGTTGTTCTGGTGGAAAGAAGTGGAGGGGTTCTCATTGCTCAACCGACACGAGTTGAGGAGCAACCAAGACATTTGATCATCATCGAGAAGGAAAAAGGCGCAACTCTCActcaccatttaaaaaaaaaaaaaacgtcttTATTGTATTTAAACAACTATTAAGCTTGACGTTTTCAGCCTTCGTCAATGGCCTTGATGTTCTGTTGAAGGCAGAAACATCAAGCTTTTAAAGGGAAGATTCACCCCTTTTTGACTGTTCTATTTACTCCCAGGgttatttcatgttttcatgcGCATCTGAGCTATTCAActttcaagcaggcagaaatacaGGCGGTATTTCTGCcaaaatgggtgaatctttccTTTTTTAATagttaaaatgtttttaatggTGAGCGGGTGTTGCACCTTTTCAAAGTTGATATCGTGTAACTTGTTGCAACTCTGACATGTTTTTCTGTTGTCATTCATACAGGAGAGGGTCCTGAGTCCTCAGACTCATCAGTGGAGACATTATCTACACCAGGGGAGAAACACCAGGAAGTTGACAAAGCAAAGAGATCTCACCACAGCCCTCAACGTACGGAGAGATCCACAAAACGATCACAGCCTAAACGGCACCTGCACACACACTCTGGAGAGACGTCGTCACCCTGTTCAGGTAGCAAAGAAAGTTTATCTTCTGTGAGTTCTTACCAATGCCCTGAATGTACGAAGAGATTCTCTAGTAATGCAGGTCTTCAAAAACACTTGAGATTACATGGTGGTAAGAGGCTTTTCCAGTGCTCACAGTGTGACAAGAGTTTCATAAAGAGTAAAAATCTTTATCAACACCTGCCAGTGCACTCTGGAGAGAAGCCTCACCCCTGCTCTGACTGTGGCCGAACTTTCTCTACAGCACGCTATTTAACTAAACACAAGCGTATACATTCAGGGATTAAGCCTTTCTGTTGCCCCCATTGTGACAAGAGATACACCAGATCAGATCAGTTGAAAGTTCATATCATGACGCATACTGGGGAGCGGCCTTACCAATGTggtcaatgtgagaagagttttaaaATGAAGGCAAATCTTAAAGAGCACCTGTTATTACATGAGATAAAGATGTCTCACCGTTGCCCTGACTGTGATCAAAGGTTCTCCGCTGAGGAAAGTTTAAAGGAACACATGCAGTTACACAAAGGAGAGAAACCTTTCCACTGTCTGCAATGTGAGAAGAGGTACAGTACTTCAGATGAGTTGAAAGAACATATGATGTCTCATACTGAAGAGAAGATTAATTTCCGACTTGTTTCTGAGAATAGATCGCCAAGTTCCAGAAATGTAGGAGAACAATGTCAGGAGACGGCCCATACTGTTGACAAACCTGACCACGGCTCTGACTGCGGAACAGATTTTGCTCAACAAGACAAGCTGGTAAAACACCAGCAAATACACACTGAGGAAAGCCCAACACACATTGCCGAAAAGCCAACGCACACTGGGAAAAAGACTCACTACTGCCCTGAATGTGGGAAAAAATACCATAGCACTTCACACTTCAAAGAACACCTGCGTTCACACACTGGTGACCAACCTTACCAGTGTTctcagtgtgaaaagagtttcaCAAAACAAATACATCTTAAGCGACATATGTActcacacactggagagaaactaTACCATTGTGGTGATTGCAATTTATATTTCCTTAATGAAATCGAATATAAGAGACACAAGCACATTGGGGAGAAGCCTCACCActgctctgtctgtagtgttcGTTTCTCTCTATTAGAAGATCTAAATGCACACGAAaggattcacacaggagagaatcctcACCACTGCTCTGACTGCGGGCAAAATTTTGCTACCGCGGGATGTTTAAAGAAACACAAGCTGTTGCAttcaggagagaaacctttccaCTGCCCACAGTGTGATAAGAGGTACACCAGAGCGGACCAGTTAAAAGATCATATGAAGATACATTCTGAAGAGAAGCCTTACGAATGCACTGTTTGCGCAAAAAAATTCCACGATTCTAAGCAATTAAAAGTTCACCAGAGAGCAGTGCATGTAGCATCTTCTTACatttgctctgactgtggaaagagctTTGGTCTACTGGGCAACCTTAATGCCCACCAGCGAACGCATACTGGGGAAAAGCCTCACCAGTGTCCCGTCTGCGAAAAGAGGTACACAAAACGATCACATCTTAAAGAACACATGCGTATACACACTGGTGAGAAACCTTACCAGTGCTCTCAGTGTGAGAAGAGTTTCACAACACAAACGGGTCTTAAtcatcacctgtacacacacactggagagaagccccGCCACCACTGTCCAGACTGTAATGAAAGTTTTACGTCTTGGATACCCTTTAAGagacataaacaacaacatactggagAGAAGCCTCACCTCTGCTCTAACTGTGGTCTTAGTTTCCTCATAGAAGAGGACTTAAAAGCACATGAAAggattcacactggagagaagcctcacAACTGTCCTGACTGTGAAAAAAGGTTCTCTTCAGTAGGTAATTTGAAAAAACACAAGAGGTTACATACGGGAGAGAAACCTTTCCACTGCGAGCGTTGTGATGAGAAATTTACAAGATCAGATCGGTTGAAAGTTCATATGATGTCACATACGGGAGAGAAACCTTTTCAATGTCCTGAATGTGATAAAAGCTACAATAATTCGACCCAATTGAAAAATCATCAGAGAATAATACATAGGGGAGAAAAACCGTACCTTTGCTCCGACTGTGGAAAGAGCTTTGGCAAACTAGGTAACCTTACAgaacaccagcgaacacacactgggGAAAAGCCGCATGTTTGCCCTGAGTGTGGGAAGCAGTTTGCCCACGCAAAACACTTAAAGAGACATCAGCGGGAACATACGGGAGAAAAACCGTATCAATGCCCTGACTGTGAGAAATGTTTCTCCCGGGTAGATTATCTAAAAACACACCAGGTAACACACAGGCCTCCTCACATGCGCTCACCTGTAGATAAACCCTatggctgctctgactgtgggaagcgTTTCGGGCAGATCTCTGGCCTTAGGGCACATCAGAAAATCCACACTGGAGAAACTCCTTATGACTGTACTGGGTATGGAAAGAGTTTTGTAAACCTGTAAAATCAAAAGATACACAATCAATTGGATACTAGTGAGAAGTCataccactgctctgactgtgggataAACGCTGATCAGGTGGAAACCTCTGAGACGCCAGGTCACTCCTGA is from Salvelinus namaycush isolate Seneca chromosome 28, SaNama_1.0, whole genome shotgun sequence and encodes:
- the LOC120023763 gene encoding zinc finger protein 271-like isoform X1, which produces MSRERETLLDEIELSLYTLTEDNLRYLCERIGIGGKDGSEVKGKTQRSLRRIVGEYCENVNQMESDEQGTSRLLQLKEDIKGIQEDARGVPTSPSQSATAEVDTSQASCDGEPNEEGGSRLPHNRKLADPAPEWLIIPEQRESLDPDCDSGTRSVQQEATVLLEDCRFMLGRRFNIKAEEQEQMISVFANEGEGPESSDSSVETLSTPGEKHQEVDKAKRSHHSPQRTERSTKRSQPKRHLHTHSGETSSPCSGSKESLSSVSSYQCPECTKRFSSNAGLQKHLRLHGGKRLFQCSQCDKSFIKSKNLYQHLPVHSGEKPHPCSDCGRTFSTARYLTKHKRIHSGIKPFCCPHCDKRYTRSDQLKVHIMTHTGERPYQCGQCEKSFKMKANLKEHLLLHEIKMSHRCPDCDQRFSAEESLKEHMQLHKGEKPFHCLQCEKRYSTSDELKEHMMSHTEEKINFRLVSENRSPSSRNVGEQCQETAHTVDKPDHGSDCGTDFAQQDKLVKHQQIHTEESPTHIAEKPTHTGKKTHYCPECGKKYHSTSHFKEHLRSHTGDQPYQCSQCEKSFTKQIHLKRHMYSHTGEKLYHCGDCNLYFLNEIEYKRHKHIGEKPHHCSVCSVRFSLLEDLNAHERIHTGENPHHCSDCGQNFATAGCLKKHKLLHSGEKPFHCPQCDKRYTRADQLKDHMKIHSEEKPYECTVCAKKFHDSKQLKVHQRAVHVASSYICSDCGKSFGLLGNLNAHQRTHTGEKPHQCPVCEKRYTKRSHLKEHMRIHTGEKPYQCSQCEKSFTTQTGLNHHLYTHTGEKPRHHCPDCNESFTSWIPFKRHKQQHTGEKPHLCSNCGLSFLIEEDLKAHERIHTGEKPHNCPDCEKRFSSVGNLKKHKRLHTGEKPFHCERCDEKFTRSDRLKVHMMSHTGEKPFQCPECDKSYNNSTQLKNHQRIIHRGEKPYLCSDCGKSFGKLGNLTEHQRTHTGEKPHVCPECGKQFAHAKHLKRHQREHTGEKPYQCPDCEKCFSRVDYLKTHQVTHRPPHMRSPVDKPYGCSDCGKRFGQISGLRAHQKIHTGETPYDCTGYGKSFVNL
- the LOC120023763 gene encoding uncharacterized protein LOC120023763 isoform X2, encoding MSRERETLLDEIELSLYTLTEDNLRYLCERIGIGGKDGSEVKGKTQRSLRRIVGEYCENVNQMESDEQGTSRLLQLKEDIKGIQEDARGVPTSPSQSATAEVDTSQASCDGEPNEEGGSRLPHNRKLADPAPEWLIIPEQRESLDPDCDSGTRSVQQEATVLLEDCRFMLGRRFNIKAEEQEQMISVFANEGEGPESSDSSVETLSTPGEKHQEVDKAKRSHHSPQRTERSTKRSQPKRHLHTHSGETSSPCSAGSSFRHWGARTDQNDHCAAIYGLLPFCIYGLLC